The DNA region tttttaattattttcctttattattattgttattttaggagaagatgtgGAATCAATGAGCAAATCAAGGGAGAGAGCCAAGAATCTCGAAGTCTGGAGCAATCTGGATTTCTTTGCGCCAGTTTTGCACCAATTTCTTGTTGCGTTTCGCGCAGACGCGCCAAGGAAGTAGCTGCTGGAAAATTCTGCGCCAGTTTTGCGCGAGTTCCTTCACGAAGTTCGCGCATTTGCGCGAAATATCTGTCAAACTCTATTTAAGTGCGTTTTAAACCTAATTTAGACACTTTTTCACGTTAGAACTTGGAGAGCTGCGTTTTTGGGTTTTTGCTTAGAGCTTACTTGGTTCTTTgtcaagattttgaggtttggcttgaattttgatttgtttccaTGACTATGTCAGGCTAAACTCTCCTTTGTGTTAGGGTGATTGATCTAGTTTTCTTTCAAGTTatgttttgaaccaagtttcagttatgattatggattcTATTTTATGTCTTGaatttctcctctgttttaatTGAAACTTTCTATTGCAATAGTTTGTCATACTATTTTCTATGCAATTGGAAAATTGGTACAATTTAGGGATTTGGGGAGAAGTTGAGCAAGGGTCTGTgcaccttaggaataagggtaacgaattgcttgtgtttgcctgaattgaattgaacttcatctctaattaattaggattaggtactaaggaattagctatcactaattaattgGAAGGGACACTTATGCAAGGAATTGATAAGTGGACAATTAGGTTTAGCACCTTGATAATCTATTGAATTCATAATTATAATTGTTTGGGAAGATACATAGGGAGAAGGTTAACGAAATCAGGATCTCTAGCGCgcttttaaattgaattcacttcaaccgtgttatttgctttcttttattttattgcaGTTAAGTTTCATACCAACAATCATTCAtctctctatttttatttttattttcacgtcctttcattctaagtttagttaatttagagtataaactacgcaatccttgtggttcgatctttttattacttcgagcaatctgtacacttgcagattggcTATCAGTGTGGTTGACAGCTAACACACTTTTTCAATCTCTGAATGGTTCATAAACCTCATTATATGACTCAGTTTTCTCTGCATTTCCTTTCGAATTGAACCAACTGCTTTCTTCTTCAACCCATTCCATcctagctttcttcttcttcaattcattccatctcagctttcttcttcttcaattcattcCATCCCAGCTTTCTTATTCTTCAACCCATTCCATTCCAGCGATATGGAGAAGGGCATGATTTACTACATAACATTTTCCTTTTACATCCTCAGCACTACACTCACACTTACCACTGTGTCATCTCTTATCATGTTTAAGAGTGAAATAGTCGTGGGGGTGTGTGTTTATGCAATTGTGGCATTGACTACATATGCTATGTTCATCGTTTGGACATGCAGATTGTTGTCCAGACCAAGTGATTTCAGAAACTGGCTGAACAATCCATGGCTTAAAGGCCTCATGGAACTGTTTTTCTCAGTCACATCCAATACTTTGATGAGCGGTTTAACCATTGTGACTGATTTCCTCGACCAGAGCCTGCAAAACAACCCAATGCAGAGGAACATACTGAATGGATTTTTCTTTCTGCTTTTCAACGGCATGGTGTTGGTGGCGTTTGCAGTTGGCGTCTGCATCAGAACATGATATGAAAAGTTTGTTGTCGTATTCCTGCTGATTCAATCTTTCAACTATGTAACCAAGGTGATTGAGGGTTCCACCATGTATTGACGTGCCAATACTGTGTATATCGGTATTGGTAGCTCGTGCCTTCTCCACACCGTCCTCTACAAGATACGATGTGATTTCGTGACCCAATGGTTTGGGGGTGGGTGCGTCGATTTGGAAGATATGGTCAGAGAGGAGAATCTTGTTGATGCGATTTTCAGGGTGGAGAGCCCGGATGCCAGATGGTGATGTCTTCCCAGGTCCTTTCTAGCTATTTTAAGTTTAGCTTAATGGTGGTTTGAAGAGTATAGTTAACGAAATGAAATTGAACAaaagattaagaaaaataaataaactatATTGATTgaaagaaaacacaaaaagggaaggagatatagtttactAGTAACAATTCATAATCATTGTTGTAATAGTATAAGTAAGAcatttttctgagtgtttattACTAagatttttaatgtttttttaaatcacAACGCTTGACAGTGTAATTAAACTCAACTTCGTTGAGACATTAGGTTAATGATTAATGGTTTAACTGGTGAGTCATTTTCAACCTGTTGAACCGTAGTGTGTTATATAATAAATAGTACATATTGAGTTGTAGTGGTCGGTGTTTGTTCTAGATTTTGGCAAGTCATGTGTTCGAATCTAACGAATTGTacaatttctttgttttttctttggACAAATTCTTTGTGTTTTTTAACCTTTAAAAGCAATGGGTGGTTTTCCAAGCTCTAGTCGAGGAAATTTTTCACGATTGTTACCGCTCACCAAAGCATTGGAAGAGACCGAGAAAAACACTTCCATGAGACCTTTAACCGATGAATCGTTCAACCAATTTCTTAAGTAACTTGGTCTAGACAACAATCTAGATGTCAAGACGATGAAGAGAGCATATGAGAGCAAATGCATAGAAGACTAGAGTCGCATAGAAACACACACCCACGCGTGTTTCAATATGTCAAACATAATAAGAGAAGAAACAGTGGGAAGTGTCGGTGTAGTGTTGAGAACGAAAAAGGCATACCTCATGTAGTATATCATGTGGTTCTCCATATCGACAGGATGGATGGATTGAAGAATGAAAACTGGTTCAATTTTGCAAAGTCCTCAAGATCAGGAGAGTCCAATTCACAAAGTAAATGTAACGAGTTGTTCTACACCTCCAAAGCCACCAAAGCCAAATGTGGAAAGGAATGAAGAGAAAATCTTTATTTGAGCTAATACGGTTTCTCAACCATTCAGAGACCTTCCTTACCATTGAAAAAGTGTGGTGTAACAGAGAATAAAATTAGCAGTAGAAGAGTAGGAATATATTGTACTATTTATTTGTATAAACTCTGCAATTCAATTCTCATTTAGAGTATTTGAGAAGAAAATGTACAATATGGAGTATGATATAAGAACAGATATTGGTGAACATCTGTAAGAGGAAGAAGCTAGCCTCTCAGAAAATGGTGAACACCTGAAAGAGGAAGAAGCTAGCTCCCCAGAAAATGGTGAATATCTCTGCAAGAGGAAGAAGCTCTGGAAAATGGTGAACATCTGCAAGAGGATGAAGCTAGCTCCCCATTATCTGATTGAGTGATCTCCATCAAGGGAATACTAGACAAGGCATGTCAAGATGACGGAGCAAGTTAAGTCCCCCAGTACCTTAGATAAAGGTTTTCTCTCCATTCCTTTCCACATTTGGCTTTGGCTTTGGAGGTGGAGAAATAACTTGTTGCATTTGCTTCGTGAATTGGACTCTCCTGATCTTGAGGTTGCTACAGAATTgaaccattttcttcttcaatccATCCCATCGATATGGAAAACCGCATGATCTACTACATAACCTATGCCTTTTTGTccttattttttgttttactcATATCGAAACCGTGCGATGCACATGTAATGTGTTGTTTTACTCGTATTGAAACTGTGCGATGCACGTGCAATGTGTTGTTTTACTCAGTCATTTTAAATATCATATGTATGTGTTGTTTTTACTCACTCGTTTTAAATATCATTGATTTACATATGATGAAGTAAAATAATTCTAATGGGTAATCTAAACAACTTATTTACACAAACGTCAAATAAGGATTCACTACATAATTATTAAACTCTAATATTACGTGTTACCCTATAATAACTAAAGTTGTAGGAGTTGGGGGACATATGAATTGGATATGAGAGGTCTAGGAATCAATTcgtggcgggtgcaatttatcttttcgatgtaaaaaaaaaaaactctaatatTACGTATGATATAATTTTGTCTATTTATACATACATAACCGAAGGGACAACTATGTTTTCCAAATGGGTGAAAAATAATCATACATAACCACTTTCGTTACTATGTTGTTTTGCAATACTTgtatagttaattttttttaaaatatatggtGATGCTCAATAGTGGAAAATCTGCAAGATCAGAATTATTCCTAGATTAAAACTAGATTAAAACTAATCTTTATACAACATTAAGCCACATTGACCATGTTTATAAGACCAAGTATCAAATTGGGATAATAACATCGCAAGAACATGATTAAAAGAAGACTGCAAAAACATGATTAATTTCTCATTAGACACACTCTCCAGTCCAAACAAAGCACGATAGCTCATGTAAGAAAGTGATTGTGAGGGTTTTGGATCCGAAAGTAAATGAATGTGGGATTTAGTCAATGAAGCCTGTAGGTTTTTCTTGGTTGTGATTTTGACTTTCATACCTAACCAATGCACAATGCTCATCAAAAATCAACCATCATATgaccattatttttttttgttacatggaGGGCTATGCCCAACCATTATAAGATCAGGGAAAAGTAAAAGTTCGGTTGAAACCTAATTAGCGTAGACAAATAGAGAGAAATGAAAACAATAATAAATGTGACCACTAACCAATGATATGAAAGAATTAGAAATATAGAAAGTAAAATAGGGTGCATGCGATTTGTCGTATTATTTGAGTGTTTAAATGATAGAGctgaaaaataattattcatcTAGTTAAACTAACTAAACACACAAGATTAGTTTTGCTACTACATCTCCAACTCTATACTTCTGCAACAATAAGTAGGTGCTTCTATCTCAGTTTAATAAAATAGATTTCTCACTAGGAAAAAAGTAGAATACTTAAAATGTATGGAGTTATGAAAATTAGTCTGTGTAATATTTTAATAGAACTACTGAAAGTTACAGGAAAACAACAACACAAATTTAGTGAAGCATGGGATCACTTCACTCATACTATTAGGGGACCCCAATCAATTGCCCCAATTATGTTTTCTGTTATAGGACATTTGCCTAGTTCCATTTATGGGGTTAGGGGATTGATTGTTCGTTTTGTtagtaataactaataagaGAAAGGAGTGGGCAGTAGCAGGTacaagatagatagatatgcaTTTTCTTTTTTCGATTTTAAATTTAGCATACATAGCTAAGATTTTTTATGTCATACATCGGGGTACAATGTGAAGATCGAAATCAAAAGTTATTCTTACACCATAGTTCGTGTTGCCAAGTGAGTTACTCTCCGATGGGTAGATGAATATTCAATCTAATTAGATATTGATATGATATGTTCACATCCCACATCCCTTATAATTCATTTTGGTTCTGtttttttcttatctctttGTACTGATTCTATCAAATCAAATATCATATAACTTATTTTTCTATCTATGCTCCTATATCTCTTTAAATGTGTAGAGGTGGAAAGTGTGAATaaagattaattaaaaaaaactcacatacatctttattttttttcttattctatCACGATTCATTACTTATCtattttcttaaaatttctCACTTAATGTGTTTATTTTTTGTGTAGGATAGGTATCTCCTACGGAGACAATCCTGTTTGAGTTGGAAATATCTGCATCGTAGTGAAGTTTTTTATCCATAAAACTCAAATCTGATACCTTACTTAAGgagaatcaaacatgtaccTTTTGAATCACCTTAATGTGCgtatttactatttaatatCTACATCATGCGGATATACAAAATCATTTTCAAGAATTAAATGTCAACAAGGTTAAGGGAAGGCCCCTCCGACCACACTAGTCATATTTTCCACAGCTCTCATACCATATCCCTTAGAACATGGAGGAAATTATGGCATGTTCCCTACATAAACTTGCATGATTGCATTCTCTCTCCCATCCCAAACACCATAAAAACTCCCGTTGaacaaaacacacacttactAGTTCTTGAAGCAACAACACCATCAATCCCAAGTGAGAAAACTTGCCACAATAAAGTAAATTAATAAAACCTGTTCTGTCATCACTCATCGTTGCGGTCGAATCCAACCAACAGAGACCACACGTGGGGTTCTATAAATATTCTCATCGTCCTTCTATAAAACTGTCTAAGGGTGATAAGAAACAGAGTCAAAAGACAGAGTATGGAAATTGAATCAGCCAAGTGTGAGTGCTGTGGCTTGAAAGAGGATTGCACCCATGATTATATCAACGACGTGAAGTCCAAATTTGATGGCAAATGGTTATGTGGGTTGTGTTCAGAAGCGGTGAGGGATGAAGTTAGCAGAGGGAAAATGCCATACGCCATGGAAGAAGCTGTGAAAGCTCACATGTCGTTCTGTGGTAAGATTAAATCGAATCCTGCGGTTAAGGTCGCTGATGGCATGAGGCAGATGCTGAGAAGAAGGTCAACTTCATCAGAGAAACACGGTACGAGGTCAACTACCACTTCTCAAGTGGGTGATGATTCAACCACTTTTCAATTGTAATGGTGAGATAGAGGAAAACAAAGAAGGTTGGAAGCAAAGAAAACAGAGGAGGTTGAAAGGTGGGAACAGGGCACTCCATCACTCTGTTTTGGTATGGTCGGATGGGATAAATTTCATGGTTAGTTTGATGTGGCAATGCTTGATTCTCTTTGTCTTTGTACAGGAactttctttcttctcatttttctttGCTTTCTCCCTAGCTTGTTTTCCTTCCTTAGCATGGCAACTGAGAACTAGTTTTCATGAAAACAAAGTAAATCATAACTTCATGCCtatgcataaaaaaaattactatggTCTCTAGAGATATgactaaaattatttttgataGAACCTAAATTAGCATTTGGAAAGAGTTAGGTTTGATATGAATTTTAAGATGATACAAGAGTTTATCTTAGATCAATTAATTGAACCTAACTCACTATTGTTTGAGGAAAAACTAATATGAACTTTGTAGTCAACATTGTTATAACTACAATCCTCAGTATCATTCCAACTATGAATAATGTCTGAACTCAATGATTCAAGGGAAAGCTAATTGATTATGGA from Lotus japonicus ecotype B-129 chromosome 2, LjGifu_v1.2 includes:
- the LOC130741389 gene encoding uncharacterized protein LOC130741389, producing MEIESAKCECCGLKEDCTHDYINDVKSKFDGKWLCGLCSEAVRDEVSRGKMPYAMEEAVKAHMSFCGKIKSNPAVKVADGMRQMLRRRSTSSEKHGTRSTTTSQVGDDSTTFQL